In Mixta intestinalis, the following are encoded in one genomic region:
- a CDS encoding APC family permease, which yields MSSNNSGLLGIKDIVFMNVIAILSLRQIPNVAPYGASAMLLWIIAAFCLFFPLAMVCGELSTGWPKDGGIFVWIKEAFGKRIAWIVVVCFLFSCVLFFPLMLQFGFTAIGYMFGGGLAENKAFIGIGSAVIFWLLTLMNIRGMEWTKIINSVSAWCGVFIPSAILILLAIVWLVTGHKMQTDYSTVHNWIPDLSHWDTIVFLSSMMFAFAGLEVAPMIAGRTRNPQRDFPRAMAVSAAVIVGIYMIGTWALNTLLPAGETDIVAGVMQAMQAAAATLHMPWLIPVMAICMFFGALGQINSWLVGPIYMLQEASREDNLLGERISRLHPTWKTPAFALTVQAIIVTVLCFSTFISPSVAAAYWMLTALTTVTYFIPYLVMFPAFWRLRKTQPDTPRSFKIPGTILPAVLPALGFLSIAFAVALLFIPPSQIDMGGYFQYAGKIVGGALLAVIVAEWIYHRAQKRNARLGVVGGK from the coding sequence ATGAGTAGTAATAATTCTGGCTTACTGGGCATTAAAGACATTGTATTTATGAATGTCATTGCCATTCTGAGTTTGCGGCAAATTCCGAACGTCGCGCCCTATGGCGCATCCGCAATGCTGCTGTGGATCATTGCGGCCTTCTGCCTGTTTTTCCCTTTGGCGATGGTCTGCGGTGAGCTTTCTACCGGCTGGCCCAAAGATGGCGGTATTTTTGTCTGGATCAAAGAGGCGTTCGGCAAACGTATCGCCTGGATTGTCGTCGTCTGTTTCCTTTTTTCCTGCGTGCTGTTCTTCCCGCTGATGCTGCAATTCGGTTTTACCGCCATTGGCTATATGTTTGGCGGCGGCCTGGCGGAAAACAAAGCCTTTATCGGTATCGGCTCTGCGGTGATTTTCTGGCTGCTGACGCTGATGAATATCCGCGGTATGGAATGGACCAAAATCATCAACAGCGTCAGCGCCTGGTGCGGCGTGTTTATTCCTTCCGCCATTTTGATTCTGCTGGCGATCGTATGGCTGGTTACCGGTCATAAAATGCAGACCGACTACAGCACCGTGCATAACTGGATCCCCGATCTTAGCCACTGGGATACCATCGTTTTCCTTTCCAGCATGATGTTTGCCTTTGCCGGTCTGGAAGTGGCGCCGATGATTGCCGGACGTACGCGCAATCCGCAGCGTGACTTCCCGCGCGCGATGGCGGTTTCCGCTGCCGTCATCGTGGGTATCTATATGATTGGTACCTGGGCGCTGAACACGCTGCTGCCCGCTGGCGAAACCGACATAGTTGCCGGGGTGATGCAGGCGATGCAGGCTGCCGCTGCAACGCTGCATATGCCGTGGCTGATTCCGGTCATGGCGATCTGTATGTTCTTCGGCGCGCTGGGCCAGATTAACTCCTGGCTGGTTGGCCCGATCTATATGCTACAGGAAGCGTCCCGCGAAGATAATTTGCTGGGCGAACGCATCAGCCGTCTGCATCCCACCTGGAAAACGCCCGCCTTTGCGCTGACGGTGCAGGCGATTATCGTTACCGTGCTCTGCTTCTCGACCTTTATCTCTCCAAGCGTAGCCGCCGCCTACTGGATGCTGACCGCGCTGACGACCGTTACCTACTTTATCCCTTATCTGGTGATGTTCCCGGCCTTCTGGCGTCTGCGTAAAACGCAGCCGGATACGCCAAGAAGCTTCAAAATTCCCGGCACCATTCTGCCTGCCGTGCTGCCAGCCCTGGGCTTTTTATCCATCGCCTTCGCCGTTGCGCTGCTGTTCATTCCGCCTTCTCAGATCGATATGGGTGGCTACTTCCAGTACGCCGGAAAAATCGTCGGCGGTGCGCTGCTGGCCGTTATCGTAGCCGAATGGATCTATCACCGGGCGCAAAAACGCAATGCCCGCCTGGGCGTCGTGGGAGGAAAATAA
- a CDS encoding amino acid permease produces the protein MSTLLAPPEQTGGLQRNLKKRHLLMMSLGGTIGTGLFIGIAEPLYRVGPVGTLFAYLFAGSIMLATMMCLGELSCAFPHSGSFQHYALKLLPHPLWSYTIGWLYWLSWVFSLAADLTAAGFIAHQAFPFLPVHILSLIVLATLTLINLTSARSFGECEYWLSAIKVFAIVLFIGAGGMMIYSLMQHTGWQPTLSGDTAWLPADRWQILICMTIVIYSFQGVELVGNAAGETASPQTILPKVILGIGLRIILFYGLAIGVLALVYPLHQAPNGESPFVWVFSHVGLPGADVLMTLVIFSAAVSAANSAIYASSRLLWSMAGDRFAPASFNKVGRNGVPVRAILITAALALVSMLSRYIPAQRFYLYLISSTGQVGCLAWITIGWCQYRFRQAVNRGQYPRSLLRYTSPLFPWTAWLVIIANTAIVIGTWFSESGELMLLIEISLMLLIIASWFVFRPDLKSEA, from the coding sequence ATGAGTACCCTACTGGCTCCGCCGGAGCAAACCGGCGGTCTGCAACGTAACCTGAAAAAACGCCATCTGCTGATGATGTCGCTGGGCGGGACTATCGGCACCGGTTTGTTTATCGGCATTGCCGAGCCGCTGTATCGCGTCGGCCCGGTCGGTACGCTCTTCGCCTACCTGTTCGCCGGATCTATTATGCTGGCAACCATGATGTGCCTGGGCGAACTCTCCTGTGCCTTCCCCCATTCGGGATCGTTTCAACACTATGCGCTGAAGCTACTGCCGCATCCGCTCTGGAGCTACACCATTGGCTGGCTTTACTGGCTGAGCTGGGTATTTTCGCTGGCGGCCGATCTGACCGCCGCCGGATTTATCGCCCATCAGGCTTTTCCCTTCCTTCCCGTTCATATTCTGTCGCTGATTGTTCTCGCCACGCTTACCCTGATTAATCTCACCTCGGCCAGAAGTTTTGGCGAATGCGAATACTGGCTGTCGGCGATTAAGGTGTTCGCCATCGTGCTGTTTATCGGCGCTGGCGGCATGATGATTTACTCACTGATGCAGCATACCGGCTGGCAGCCGACGCTAAGCGGCGATACCGCCTGGCTTCCGGCAGACCGCTGGCAAATCCTGATCTGCATGACGATTGTGATTTATTCTTTTCAGGGCGTAGAGCTGGTGGGAAACGCCGCAGGCGAGACCGCCTCGCCGCAAACGATTTTACCCAAGGTGATCCTGGGCATCGGCCTGCGGATTATTCTGTTCTATGGCCTGGCGATCGGCGTGCTGGCATTGGTTTACCCTTTACATCAGGCTCCCAATGGGGAAAGCCCTTTCGTCTGGGTCTTTTCCCACGTTGGCCTGCCGGGTGCCGACGTACTGATGACGCTGGTGATTTTCTCTGCCGCAGTTTCGGCGGCCAATTCTGCCATTTACGCCAGCTCGCGTCTGCTGTGGTCGATGGCGGGCGACCGCTTCGCCCCGGCGTCGTTTAATAAAGTCGGCAGAAATGGTGTTCCGGTACGTGCCATTTTGATAACGGCTGCGCTGGCGCTGGTTTCGATGCTCTCCCGCTATATTCCTGCACAGCGGTTTTATCTCTATTTAATCTCCAGTACCGGCCAGGTCGGTTGCCTGGCCTGGATTACCATCGGCTGGTGCCAGTATCGTTTTCGCCAGGCGGTTAATCGCGGCCAGTATCCACGCAGCCTGTTGCGCTACACATCACCGCTGTTTCCCTGGACGGCATGGCTGGTTATTATCGCCAATACCGCCATCGTTATCGGCACCTGGTTCAGCGAAAGCGGCGAGCTGATGCTGCTGATCGAAATTTCGCTGATGCTGTTAATTATTGCCTCATGGTTTGTCTTTCGTCCGGACCTGAAAAGCGAGGCATAA
- a CDS encoding diaminopimelate decarboxylase family protein — protein sequence MSDTTVQNYNQLRQQTFEKDRRFQQRDGHLLFEGVDLDELARRYPTPFYVFSEPEIVRNIKEIQQAFAAHKNTKTFFASKTCSVMGVLQAIRDAGICAEANSQYEVRKCLEIGFRGDQIVFNGVVKKPADLEYAIANDLYLINVDSLYELDHIDRISRKLKKTANVCVRVEPNVPSATHAELVTAFHAKSGLDLEQAEETCRRILEMPYVHLRGLHMHVGDQVPESEPFAKATKVLVDESRRLEEVLGIKFDLINVGGGIPVPYKYDEENGNPLEDNMYAGITAQDFADAVISEVHKWRTDIEICIEPGRKVTGSAAVLLTEVSCEKRKTNYDLDGNVECHVEWKFVDAGYSVLSDSQHFDWFFYVYNASRITEAHDDWIKLAGPLCDGGDYFHVGVKGEEFLMPKTTQVGDIVAFLDAGAYTIESQTVYNNRPRTAVVMIDKDGKDRLIRREDTYQDMVGYDIY from the coding sequence ATGTCCGATACTACTGTTCAAAACTATAACCAGTTGCGTCAACAGACTTTCGAAAAAGATCGTCGTTTCCAACAGCGCGATGGCCATCTCTTGTTTGAAGGCGTCGATCTGGATGAACTGGCTCGCCGTTACCCAACACCATTCTATGTTTTCTCTGAACCAGAAATCGTTCGCAACATCAAAGAAATCCAGCAGGCCTTTGCCGCACACAAAAATACCAAAACCTTTTTCGCATCTAAAACCTGTTCCGTCATGGGCGTGTTGCAGGCGATTCGTGATGCCGGTATCTGCGCCGAAGCTAACTCCCAGTACGAAGTGCGTAAATGCCTGGAGATCGGCTTCCGTGGCGATCAGATCGTTTTCAACGGCGTGGTAAAAAAACCGGCCGATCTGGAATACGCTATCGCTAACGATCTTTATCTGATCAACGTAGACAGCCTGTACGAACTGGATCATATCGATCGCATCTCCCGCAAGTTGAAAAAAACCGCCAACGTCTGCGTACGCGTTGAACCGAACGTGCCTTCCGCAACCCATGCGGAACTGGTAACCGCGTTCCACGCGAAATCTGGTCTGGATCTGGAGCAGGCGGAAGAAACCTGCCGTCGCATTCTGGAAATGCCTTACGTTCATCTGCGCGGCCTGCATATGCACGTTGGCGATCAGGTGCCGGAATCAGAACCTTTCGCTAAAGCCACCAAAGTACTGGTAGACGAATCCCGTCGCCTGGAAGAAGTGCTGGGCATCAAGTTCGATCTGATCAACGTCGGCGGCGGTATTCCGGTTCCTTACAAATATGATGAAGAAAACGGTAATCCGCTGGAAGACAATATGTATGCCGGTATCACCGCGCAGGACTTCGCTGACGCGGTGATTTCTGAAGTACATAAATGGCGTACCGATATCGAAATCTGCATCGAACCGGGCCGTAAAGTTACCGGTTCTGCTGCCGTGCTGCTGACCGAAGTCTCCTGTGAAAAACGCAAAACCAACTACGACCTGGACGGTAACGTCGAGTGCCACGTTGAATGGAAATTTGTTGACGCAGGCTACAGCGTGCTCTCTGACAGTCAGCACTTCGACTGGTTCTTCTATGTTTACAACGCTTCCCGCATCACCGAAGCGCACGACGACTGGATCAAACTGGCCGGCCCGCTGTGCGACGGCGGCGACTATTTCCACGTTGGCGTGAAAGGCGAAGAGTTCCTGATGCCGAAAACCACTCAGGTTGGCGATATCGTCGCCTTCCTTGACGCCGGTGCCTACACCATCGAAAGCCAGACCGTTTATAACAACCGCCCGCGTACCGCGGTGGTAATGATTGATAAAGACGGCAAAGACCGCCTCATTCGTCGCGAAGATACCTATCAGGACATGGTCGGTTACGACATCTATTAA
- a CDS encoding AAA domain-containing protein → MKNASKKILTAWQDYLKCSGAEKSKISASEIHEDHQLVLNAGNCQETSNGVQLTIPPQVYQHWRKQFVKYDNKGKISQIAPVNLLFPLLRCVEHERGKDNVKFLPLFSFPLPKSFFMQNNPSLLLPVKDGQQISALPYAFREMFGIQLAELGENRHVMSIISALTGQKYDTFLQAFAGLQAWIRQQPGGRYQRLENAFDALIAPLHNEDYQLKRDEEDYAWLCEHAEEQFPLLEQYLTQVHDENTLSEQGEIVTAGLFETHYPLGHGQMAAIQAINQDERLIAVQGAPGTGKTTLFKSLIAQRLVARALAIAAGQDENLGMLVTSTAIKAVENIIDDLRNDPLTQNLDWLWFQGGAKEQVQNEFGRLERLISRWRQEIYDEEAQQRYLTALQLHRNALDSCYQAYKENKAEAQQSVIDCELNTDSVEELPRRFADKLAALASAVQRQNIAISPGSAGDINALASQLQKRLQAIHLEKAQRQEAEKICQTLQATWPQPHNLEQIFRWLDSSLRPALELHYRDYPRSGIRRYLVRMFEEKYRDRLQLMQAAVPEDFHYFHLDRLTHAQLAALADAGEALSRQTDNLQLLKLLMQPETDPKEEGHLLEFVRDATALQALSHKIIHAQRTVASYQQRYPEGSWCDILRKRFISQHRDMFEAAIGYLWQEQLKRKTELEEVVTHWQALVGGRRSAGYYSWLEKLDEFYRALSLVYPVMATTLVSAWKMAGYRKLKELKGHKPWHLALCDEAGMISVESLVPLLSRSEKAMIVGDPLQIEPIRNLSENMQTRLHERYFADDNALYERVSPATVTGWHRAAGTLTGRPDEIGSGIILDEHRRCQKPIADLFIRLAGYRGVTVETAAPDERIARAFEKSGGHHLMFYSVEGRKGDVVNTNLDEIEAIEQLLNKLEAAGYNLSADIGIVTPYANQRALLIQRLGERMHHQQKNCIGTVHQFQGVGFEVIIYSPVIFHPRDSASFQNEVPNMLNVVVSRAKQQFIVVGNYHRLRQEGGFLRTLADSVAADFFLEQGSQHPQFASLSQTPRLQRYYRDCEHIAAFSALAAQSEKELIIITPWIRRSGNEYQRPELAQLVATQQRGVRVKVYYGYHHQRFERTGDNDESLVAEYSEKLGKENVIRLPEGTHEKVLMIDGRYLVLGSWNWLSHSYNRACRHDEAFNYAIRHEISAELDDAALVSELKARLELG, encoded by the coding sequence ATGAAAAACGCTTCGAAGAAGATCCTTACGGCATGGCAAGATTATCTGAAATGTAGCGGCGCAGAAAAAAGCAAAATATCAGCCAGCGAGATACATGAAGATCATCAGCTGGTACTGAATGCGGGAAACTGTCAGGAGACGTCAAACGGCGTACAGCTCACCATTCCGCCGCAGGTTTATCAACACTGGCGCAAACAGTTCGTAAAATATGACAATAAAGGAAAAATATCGCAGATAGCTCCGGTTAACCTGCTGTTTCCACTGCTGCGTTGCGTCGAACACGAGCGTGGCAAAGATAATGTGAAATTTCTGCCTCTGTTCTCTTTTCCGCTGCCAAAATCGTTCTTTATGCAGAACAATCCATCTCTGCTGTTGCCGGTGAAAGATGGTCAGCAGATTAGTGCGCTGCCGTACGCATTTCGTGAAATGTTCGGTATTCAGCTGGCCGAGCTGGGCGAAAACCGCCATGTGATGAGTATCATTAGCGCGCTGACGGGGCAAAAATATGACACCTTTTTACAGGCGTTTGCCGGGCTACAGGCGTGGATTCGCCAACAGCCGGGCGGCAGATATCAACGGCTGGAAAACGCCTTTGATGCCCTGATTGCGCCTTTGCATAATGAAGATTACCAGCTAAAGCGTGATGAGGAAGATTACGCCTGGCTATGCGAGCATGCCGAAGAGCAGTTTCCTCTGCTGGAGCAATACCTCACCCAGGTGCATGATGAAAATACCCTTTCGGAACAGGGTGAAATCGTTACCGCTGGGCTGTTTGAAACGCACTATCCGCTTGGGCATGGGCAGATGGCAGCAATCCAGGCAATTAATCAGGATGAGCGTCTGATTGCGGTACAGGGTGCGCCCGGCACGGGCAAAACCACGCTGTTCAAGTCGTTGATTGCTCAGCGGCTGGTTGCACGTGCGCTCGCTATCGCCGCGGGGCAAGATGAAAACCTCGGCATGCTGGTGACCTCCACCGCGATAAAAGCGGTTGAAAACATTATTGACGATCTGCGCAACGATCCGCTTACGCAAAATCTGGACTGGCTCTGGTTTCAGGGCGGCGCTAAGGAACAGGTGCAGAATGAATTCGGGCGGCTGGAACGGCTTATCAGCCGCTGGCGGCAGGAAATTTATGATGAAGAGGCGCAGCAGCGCTACCTGACGGCGTTACAGCTGCATCGTAATGCGCTGGACAGCTGCTATCAGGCATACAAGGAAAATAAGGCCGAGGCCCAACAGAGCGTTATTGATTGTGAGCTGAATACCGACAGCGTTGAAGAACTTCCCCGCCGTTTCGCCGATAAACTTGCCGCGTTAGCCTCGGCGGTACAGCGACAGAATATTGCGATTTCCCCCGGCAGCGCGGGTGATATTAATGCGCTTGCCAGCCAGCTACAGAAACGTTTGCAGGCCATCCATCTGGAAAAAGCGCAGCGTCAGGAGGCGGAAAAAATCTGCCAGACACTACAGGCAACCTGGCCGCAGCCGCATAATCTGGAGCAGATTTTTCGCTGGCTGGACTCCTCTTTGCGTCCGGCACTTGAACTACACTACCGTGATTATCCGCGTAGCGGCATCAGGCGCTATCTGGTGCGCATGTTTGAAGAAAAATACCGGGATCGTTTACAGCTGATGCAGGCCGCCGTGCCGGAAGATTTCCACTATTTCCATCTCGATCGGCTTACCCACGCTCAGCTTGCCGCGCTGGCGGATGCGGGGGAAGCGCTTTCCCGGCAGACCGATAATCTTCAACTGCTGAAGTTACTTATGCAGCCTGAAACCGATCCGAAGGAAGAAGGGCATCTGCTGGAGTTTGTCAGGGATGCGACAGCGCTACAGGCGCTGTCGCATAAAATTATCCATGCGCAACGCACGGTAGCCAGCTATCAGCAGCGTTATCCTGAGGGCAGCTGGTGCGACATCTTGCGCAAGCGTTTTATTAGCCAGCATCGTGACATGTTTGAGGCCGCCATCGGCTATCTGTGGCAGGAACAGCTGAAGCGGAAAACCGAGCTGGAAGAGGTCGTCACCCACTGGCAGGCGCTGGTGGGCGGGCGCCGCAGTGCAGGTTACTATTCCTGGCTGGAGAAGCTGGATGAGTTCTACCGTGCGCTGTCTCTGGTCTATCCGGTAATGGCAACGACGCTGGTTTCCGCATGGAAGATGGCGGGCTACCGTAAGCTGAAGGAGCTTAAGGGCCATAAGCCCTGGCATCTGGCGCTGTGTGATGAAGCGGGCATGATCTCGGTTGAATCGCTGGTCCCCCTGTTAAGCCGCAGTGAAAAAGCGATGATCGTCGGCGATCCCTTACAGATCGAACCCATTCGTAACCTTTCAGAAAATATGCAGACAAGGCTACATGAACGTTACTTTGCTGATGATAACGCGCTGTATGAGCGTGTTTCTCCTGCCACCGTTACCGGCTGGCATCGTGCTGCCGGTACGCTGACGGGCAGGCCGGATGAGATCGGCAGCGGCATTATTCTGGATGAGCATCGGCGCTGTCAGAAGCCGATTGCCGATCTGTTTATCCGCCTGGCCGGTTATCGCGGCGTTACGGTAGAAACGGCGGCACCCGATGAGCGTATTGCCCGCGCCTTTGAAAAATCGGGCGGTCATCATCTGATGTTCTACAGCGTGGAGGGGCGAAAAGGCGATGTGGTTAATACTAACCTTGATGAGATCGAGGCGATTGAACAGCTGCTGAATAAGCTGGAAGCGGCGGGTTACAACCTGAGCGCGGATATTGGCATCGTTACGCCTTACGCTAATCAAAGAGCGCTGTTGATTCAACGGCTGGGCGAGCGGATGCATCATCAGCAGAAAAACTGTATCGGCACCGTACATCAGTTCCAGGGCGTGGGCTTCGAGGTCATCATTTACAGTCCGGTTATTTTTCATCCTCGCGATAGCGCAAGCTTTCAAAACGAGGTGCCGAATATGCTCAACGTGGTGGTTTCACGTGCTAAACAGCAGTTTATCGTGGTGGGTAACTACCACCGACTGCGGCAGGAAGGCGGATTTCTGCGAACGCTTGCTGATAGCGTGGCGGCTGATTTCTTCCTTGAGCAGGGCAGCCAGCATCCGCAGTTTGCCAGCCTGAGCCAGACGCCACGTTTACAGCGCTATTATCGCGACTGCGAGCATATCGCTGCCTTTAGTGCGCTGGCGGCACAAAGTGAAAAAGAGCTGATTATTATTACGCCCTGGATCAGGCGTAGCGGCAATGAATACCAGCGCCCTGAACTGGCGCAGCTGGTGGCAACGCAGCAGCGCGGGGTCAGGGTGAAAGTTTATTATGGCTATCACCATCAACGCTTCGAACGCACCGGAGACAATGACGAATCGTTAGTGGCGGAATATAGCGAAAAGCTGGGCAAAGAGAACGTTATCCGCCTGCCGGAGGGCACCCATGAAAAAGTGTTAATGATCGATGGGCGTTACCTCGTTCTTGGCAGCTGGAACTGGCTATCGCATAGCTATAACCGGGCCTGCCGACATGACGAGGCGTTTAACTACGCCATTCGTCATGAGATTAGCGCTGAACTGGATGATGCCGCGCTGGTCAGTGAGCTAAAAGCGCGGCTGGAGTTGGGATAG
- a CDS encoding alanine/ornithine racemase family PLP-dependent enzyme: MYMPVLEINLRKLEENARIEKALLASSGIEVMAVNKVFDGCVETAQAVFNGGIQVIAESRTYNLKKIRHIGCTTCLLRSPCLSEIEDVVRYADISLNSDATVLRALSQEAQKQGKTHQVLLMVDMGDLREGIWFSDYATILDTIKLIASLPGLDLYGLGTNFNCYGTVLPTVKNGDDFLALAARLEADSGIAIRRLSAGNCTSYHLLDKGIWPQGLNHLRIGGLHEFGIEYVEMKYLDEFHHSQKPVDKACSDMYILEAEIIELNSKPTVPVGELGVDAFLQSKTFVDNGVRKRALLAFGRQDVPSDNCVPCDDTIQILGQTSDHTLVDIEDCQQPLKVGDKVRFELDYTGLLMACQTKGIAMRFTR; the protein is encoded by the coding sequence ATGTACATGCCAGTTCTGGAAATTAACTTACGCAAACTGGAAGAGAACGCGCGCATCGAGAAGGCGCTGCTGGCAAGCAGCGGCATCGAGGTGATGGCGGTGAATAAAGTTTTTGACGGCTGCGTTGAAACCGCACAGGCGGTTTTCAACGGCGGCATTCAGGTAATAGCGGAATCACGCACCTATAACCTGAAAAAGATTCGTCATATCGGCTGCACCACCTGCCTGCTGCGTAGCCCGTGCCTGAGCGAAATCGAAGACGTGGTTCGCTACGCGGATATCAGCCTGAACAGCGATGCTACCGTGCTGCGCGCCCTGTCACAGGAAGCGCAGAAACAGGGCAAAACGCATCAGGTCTTGCTGATGGTCGATATGGGCGATCTGCGCGAGGGTATCTGGTTTAGCGACTACGCGACTATTCTCGATACCATCAAGCTGATTGCATCGCTGCCCGGCCTCGATCTGTATGGTCTTGGCACCAACTTTAACTGCTACGGCACCGTGCTGCCGACGGTGAAAAACGGCGACGATTTCCTGGCGCTGGCCGCGCGGCTGGAGGCAGACAGCGGTATTGCGATACGTCGTCTCTCCGCCGGTAACTGCACCAGCTATCATCTGCTGGATAAGGGTATCTGGCCGCAGGGACTGAACCATCTGCGTATCGGCGGGCTGCACGAGTTCGGCATCGAGTACGTGGAGATGAAATATCTGGATGAGTTCCATCATTCACAGAAACCGGTCGATAAAGCCTGCTCCGATATGTACATCCTGGAAGCAGAAATTATCGAGCTGAACAGCAAACCAACGGTACCGGTCGGCGAACTGGGGGTGGATGCGTTCCTGCAAAGCAAAACCTTTGTTGATAACGGCGTACGCAAGCGTGCACTGCTGGCCTTCGGGCGTCAGGATGTGCCTTCCGATAACTGCGTCCCCTGCGATGACACCATCCAGATTCTGGGACAGACCAGCGATCACACGCTGGTCGATATCGAAGATTGTCAGCAGCCGCTGAAAGTAGGTGACAAGGTGCGTTTTGAGCTTGACTATACCGGCCTGCTGATGGCCTGTCAGACCAAAGGCATCGCGATGCGGTTTACACGTTAA
- a CDS encoding sigma-54 interaction domain-containing protein, whose amino-acid sequence MASTNRELAAALKMFSRFFDLIHQPLAVINERGEYVYYNQESADLDGYTIERAMGKHLLDVYPTMKESQSTMLSSLKNGEEFIGHYQIYYNARGQAVDYQHSTAPLYNSQGEMVGVIEIGRDMSGVRRLQQQVVELNSLLYADRHEKHHAIVTENPEMLSNIEKGKRMAASAIPVTIVGETGTGKELFSRLIHQYSPRADKPFIALNCGALPPTLIESTLFGSVRGAFTGAENSQGYLELANGGTLFLDELNAMPMEMQSKLLRFLQEKTFWKLGGQHQQSSDVRIVAAMNEAPLELIQKGRLRADLFYRLSVGMLTLPPLSKRPEDIPLLANYFIDKYRNDVPQEIYGLSEKARLALVNHPWPGNVRMLENAIVRSMVMQEEDGPLKTIVFEEDSGFDLNNEEPETNRPPAAAMYEAKGSLEARVAQYEKSLIEAALDSYQGNIAAAARSLNISRTTLQYKVRKYGIRFGVIHG is encoded by the coding sequence ATGGCATCCACTAACCGGGAACTGGCCGCTGCGCTGAAGATGTTTTCCCGCTTTTTTGATCTGATTCATCAGCCGCTGGCGGTCATTAATGAACGCGGCGAATACGTTTATTACAACCAGGAGAGCGCCGATCTCGATGGCTACACCATTGAGCGGGCGATGGGAAAACATCTGCTCGATGTTTATCCGACGATGAAGGAATCGCAGAGCACCATGCTCTCTTCGCTGAAAAACGGCGAGGAGTTTATCGGCCACTACCAAATCTATTACAACGCGCGCGGTCAGGCAGTTGATTATCAGCACTCGACGGCACCGCTCTATAACAGCCAGGGCGAAATGGTGGGCGTTATCGAAATCGGCAGGGATATGTCCGGCGTGCGGCGTTTACAGCAGCAGGTGGTGGAGCTGAACAGCCTGCTGTATGCCGATCGTCATGAGAAGCATCACGCTATCGTCACCGAAAACCCGGAGATGCTCAGCAACATCGAAAAGGGTAAACGCATGGCGGCCAGTGCTATTCCGGTCACCATCGTTGGCGAAACCGGCACCGGTAAGGAGCTGTTTTCACGCCTGATTCATCAGTACAGCCCGCGCGCCGACAAGCCGTTTATCGCCCTGAACTGCGGCGCGCTGCCGCCGACGCTGATTGAAAGTACGCTGTTCGGCAGCGTGCGTGGGGCCTTTACCGGCGCGGAGAACAGCCAGGGCTATCTGGAACTGGCAAACGGCGGCACGCTGTTTCTCGATGAGCTGAATGCCATGCCGATGGAGATGCAGAGCAAGCTGCTACGTTTCCTGCAGGAGAAAACCTTCTGGAAACTGGGCGGCCAGCATCAGCAGAGCTCGGATGTGCGTATCGTTGCCGCCATGAACGAAGCGCCGCTCGAACTTATCCAGAAAGGGCGGCTGCGCGCCGATCTTTTCTATCGTCTGAGCGTGGGAATGCTGACCCTGCCGCCGCTCAGCAAACGCCCGGAAGATATTCCGCTGCTGGCAAACTATTTTATCGATAAATACCGCAACGATGTGCCGCAGGAGATTTATGGCCTGAGCGAAAAGGCCCGGCTGGCGCTGGTCAACCATCCCTGGCCCGGCAACGTTCGTATGCTGGAAAACGCTATCGTGCGCAGCATGGTGATGCAGGAAGAGGATGGCCCGCTGAAAACCATTGTCTTTGAAGAGGACAGCGGGTTCGATCTGAATAACGAGGAGCCTGAAACAAACCGCCCGCCTGCCGCCGCGATGTATGAGGCGAAGGGCTCGCTGGAAGCGCGCGTGGCGCAGTATGAAAAAAGCCTGATTGAGGCTGCGCTGGACAGCTATCAGGGCAATATCGCCGCCGCCGCACGCAGCCTGAATATTTCACGCACCACGTTGCAGTACAAAGTGCGCAAATATGGCATTCGCTTTGGCGTAATACACGGCTGA